The segment ACCAGAACTCCATTCCATTAGATCTCTACCAATATTTGGTTCCATTTCGGAACAGTGGTGATGTCTGTGAGAATCAACTTCTGATTCTCACGAATTTTCATGAAGAACCACCATCTCTTCCCCACGCTTTCAAATTACCGATCTTTTCTCTTTCAGCTCACCGATCTTTCCTCTTTAAAAGCGGCGATCTCTTCTTTGTACATATCGTCAATCCAATTCCCACTATCATGGCAGCAGCAAAAGCCACTAGCTCAGCCACTGCACGCAACGCCAACGCCGTGACTACTGCTGCAACCAACTCTCCTGATCTGATGAGGGAGGTTCCACTTCCCTCAGACATTGACCCCGCACCGAATCAGCGGAACTGTGTTAGGGCTTTAAAGAGATGAAAAAAATGCCAAGGTCAGCACGCTTCTCTTGTACTCACACCAGTACTAGAATACTTTGACGTAAGCCCAATTCACCGAGAGCAGTTGTGAAGAGGCAATTGCCAGATGATTTATAACTCCCACCTCGAAGTCATTAAAAGGGAGGCGGAAACCAATCAAGGAAAACAAACATTCGTGAAGAGGGATGACACGCCCATCATATCCGGGTGAAGTGGATAAAAGAAAGGGTGCTTTAGTTCTATTTAGAATTAAATGGTTTGTTGTTATGACATATTTCATGAAGGATATCATGGCCTTGTATGATCTAGTATTAAAGAAAAAAGCTTTTGTCGTTGTTTAGTATAATTAACTTCAAAGATGAACAATATAAACTTTCTCAATGGTTTTGTTGTAACTTCAAACTAAGCATATAAAAGCAATGCTACAAAAAGCACTTCCAATACCAAAATTATCCTGAATATCTAACATTGCAAAGAAAATATTAAACTTTGACTGCATAGGCAGAAATATGGAAGGATTAGCTCAAACAGAGAAAGACAAATGAAATACTAGAaacctctttatttttatttaacttatgGTAAACACAAGAAACCTACTCCCCCTTCATCCCTAATTATAAGattctttcactttttctttgtCCCTTAATATAAgatcattttcaaaattttgcaTGCCTTAATGATTTCTTCATAAAAATTGCCCCTATTTAATTTATCATTGAGAAATGTAACTCTCTCTTATAATATCAATAATTGTAGGGGTGAATATGTAAAAGTAACACATTTTTGACAAATTTGTCAGTACAACTACTTTTCTTAATATCCATAATTATTTTTAGAGGGTCTTATAATAAGGGCGGAAGGATTAGTTAATAACAATATGAGGTACTCCCTCCGTCTCTTATTACAAGACCCCTGTAAATTTCATAGGTATTAAGAAAAGTGGTGTAGCAATAAATTTGTAAGAATTGTGTGTTTCTATTACATAATTATCCCAACAATTAATGATATAATAGGAGAGAGAAAACAAATTTGGGTTTTTCAAGTATATATATTTATTAGGGGTATTGCTGAGAAAAAGTCATTAATGCTTGTGAAAATTTGGAAAAGGGTCTAATAAAAAGAATATAGAAAGTGGGTTTTATAATTAGCGAGTTGCAGTATGTATTCCATAGCAAGCATTAAATAACTAGTATAAATGGAGAAAATGATAACCTGACTCAAAACAGTGAGAATTAATGAATCACCAATTGCAAACCACTCATCGCTTATTCCAAACTTCCGGTTTAGTCCGGTAACCAGGAAAACCTGATAAAAGATGTTCAAAACATGAGAAAGATATTAGAACAGCCTCCTCAAATTAAAACTACAAACATACATCTAAAATTCTAAATACTAGCCTGAGTCATTCCAAGAGCGGAACCAAAAATGGTAGTCCAGAGAAATATTTTACGCAGAGGAACATTCTTCAGAAATCCATTATAAAGTCCAACACCAAGCAGAGATGCAATCGAGGTAACAAGCTTGACACGTCCTAAGAACTCGGGGGTAAAACCAAGAGAATTTGTGCTGAAATGGATaagaaattactttgaaataaatgatgtgtTGATAAGCAAAAATCATGAGGTAGAACTTATTGAAAATGGGAaatgataattataaatatttacagAATGGACATACTTAAAGTAGAACATAGCAGAGTCAGACTGCGGGGTTGCTTGCcacaagaaaataaataatgtGGGAAGAAAAATACTGGGTTGTCGTACAGAAACCCACAGCTGAATAATGCTCTGTTTTGAACTTTCCAAAAACTCGGGCTGGGCAAACGAAAAAGCTTGCCCTCTGGCAGTACCAAGCGTAGGTTGTTCTTTTACAAGAACAGCAACTGCAGATGTTAACAGTGGAAGCAATGCTGTGACACCAAAAACAAACCTGGACCGTAGTGTTATTAGAAAACATTAGAAGGGAAAAGTTACTGCTATCAGTAATCAGAAGTACTTTGATTCACAAACTTCTTCCCAGTACCTTGCTCCGTATGCCTCCAGCAAAGACCCACTGAAATAGGAGCTCACAATTCCACCAAAAGCTGAAGAACCCCAACATAAAGACTGAAGAGATCCCGAAGTGCTTTGTGACTCGCCACGCGCTCTTTCCACAACCATTGAATCTACAACCTAAAATATAGTTCAGTCTCTGATAGTTCTCTGAGAAATTTTAATCTATAGAAGACGGATTGAAATGTTTTAAAAAGCAAGACAAAATacattgaaaataaatgaaatgttGGTTTGTGTCTGTTTCTGAAGCACAAAGAAGGAGACGACAAAGCCATAGAGGTCCTTTAATAATAATTCAGTGCATAAAAGTGAAGATAATATTCACTTTATTGATTCTGAATGATACAGGAGGAATATGATTTACTACTGCACCATTGCTAAATTATAAGACAGAGACAATAACAAACCAGAGCACAGGCTCCTCAAAGAGGTCAGGATATCTACCTGCTACCTTTGCCAACTAAGTGGTTATTTTCAAATACAACATATGACATAACTGCCTAAACACACACTGCATACTTAAAGTAAAAACATAACTTGAACTTCCTCCTATCAGTTATTTCTATCCACTCCTCAGGCCTCTCATGTCCCAGTTCCACTAGCAATATCCTCCTTTTTTGATTTAGACTTTTGTGATGTCCTAACAAATTACTACTAAAAattccaattaaaaaaaaattaattatatgtgATACATATTATGGTGCACTCTCAAGGAATCTAATGGCTACTTCGCATAATGAATGAAAATAAACCAACCCAAGCAATTTATGCACGTATTTTGGTAAAAGAAATTTTATATACATCTCAACAAGTAAATTGTGATTCAGTGCACAGACACTTTAATTTAGTAACCCCACATAGGTGTGACTTTGCATGCTTGGTATTGATGAGCATAAACATTATCCATGGTTAAAAGATTCCGGGAGAAAAACATTATGTTTGAACTACTAAGAGCACCCACATCCATACTACTCATGTTGGTGGTATAAATGGGTCTAAtccaatataatatattattttacacTTTTCAATTATTTAAACCACTCAACTATATTTTCTAAATATCCATACCACTCATCTAAAACTTTAACATGGGTCCCACAAAATTCACaatatatttcaaatttatattttttgcaaCGGtaccaattttaatttaaattttttgtaattattttaatCTAAAAAACTACTGTAAaccaataaataaattgaaagccATCGTTGCTTTTCTTGGATACGTAGTTGTTTAATGCCACAACATTTTCATTCAAGTATCCATGCTACTCTGACAATAATGGTACAGGTAGACAAATGCAACTAGCGATATTTATGCTCTAAGTAAGAGACACTCACAACATCCGAGAACGCAACAGAAAGAGATCCGAGAAGTATGCAAATAGCTGCACTATATTTGTTGTCAACAGAAGTAGCCATCAGACTCCATGAGAGTGCACCAAGCAGCCCTGATAAAACTAGGTATGACCTTCTCCGATAACCAAAAAGGGGGATAGAATCGCTGCATGTCATAACACCAGCTTCAGTAATTAAACTTTTACCCACAGGGGAgacaaaagatgaaaatataatgAATATCCTGCATGAGGAAGAGGGAAAAGTGATACAGTTTAAACTTACCTAATAAAACCATACAGAGGTTTGACAAGCCATGGAAACGcagaaattccagaaatcacGGCTGCCTAGTCAATATATGTAACATGTCAGTCCTTCAAATGTTGGTGTTAATTAATTCAATCAAAAAAGGAAAATGAGTAGAGTTGCAAGAACATTCTATATCTTTTAGGGTTTTACATCGTGATATTACTATCGTTTCTTAGAATATCTTAAAGTATTTCTTCAGGCGATCGTGCAGAATCTGTTCCAATATCTAATTATAGTACCTGATTTGCTTCCACATTTGACATTTGATAAGGATCAATTAAAGTAGGTTAGTGTTTTATCTTTTGTGTCACATCGTATCTTATcaacatcatatatatatataagacagGATAATATTATGCATAATCTCTATTGTCTCAATATCTTCTCCCTTTACTAAATCCCAATAACAAACACAAGCAAAGGCTCACATCAATTGATTACACCTTCGATCAGATACAAGAGCAAAAgctatcaaataaaaaaataatcaaaagatGTGTGAATCACATGAGTGTTAGTTAAGAATGCAAACCTCAGCAGGATCCAGATGCAAACCATCCTTTAAATAAAAGCTGACAGCCAACCTTGCAAGTCCTAAAACACCTTGAACAAAGTATACCATCGCAACAGCAGCAGTATCCGGGGATAAATCAACCCCAAACACTGTACTGTATCTGTTCTTTCGAAGCGCATTTTTACTAGTGGAAGAGGAAGCCTCTAGGTCTGTCTCAGTTGTCAATGTATCACCTTTTCCCGCACCTGCCACAAAATTTAACAATGCTGCCAATAATTTCCTTTCTAAAACATAATGACTAAACTCCTTGGGAACAATAAAGACTTCAAATCTAAAACAAACAATAGTTTCAATTCCTTAAGTTGTTTTCAGCATATTTTTATAAAAGCACGCCAGAATAGCTTATGAAAGCAGCTTAAAGCTTATAATTCGACTTTATTTTATCTTGCTATAGAAATAGCTTATACATTAGCAGTTATAAGCTATTATATCTTGAATCAAGAACTGCACCGTGCATTAATCAATCACTaaggaaaaaaaaaacttcttaCAGCGAAAAACAGTAGTATcaatccatcatctcaaaatttgAAGCATTGTAAGCAACTTCAACATGAAATCCAATTCAAAAACAGATAAACATTAAACAGAGGAGAATTATGAATTTCACTTACCGGTACGAGAACCTAATAATGCGTCGCTATCATCGGTGCTGATTCGGAAAGCTGATGCCGACCTCGGAACGGTGCCGGACATTTCAGTTCCCGGCAGTTTCCGATGCGTTCTCCGGCGGTTTGGCGGTGAACGAGCGACGATCGGTGTGTGGCGTAGGTTGGAGGTGTAGAAATTGGGAAATTTGGAGGGTAATAATGGtattaaagagaaaaaataaacacaagtcatttttttattaattgtttaaattaaattaaggagCTAAAAACTTCAAACATTGGTGGTGATTATTTAATTGCTACTGTAAGTGTTTAGTCATCAGGTATTCTATACTGTTCACCCTGAAGTTCAAGTCATTCACAATTTCACACAGTGTTCCGTATTAATTTATGTTTATTCGGTATATAATAATGGTGGTGGTGCTTAGAGTTGGACAGGTCAATCTACTTTCAAGAGCCTTCTAATCTTCAGAAATAAGTCgacttttatttcaaaatatgTATTAACTTTCATGGTTTAATTTAAAGTAATATGAAATATTTTCTCTAAAATATATCAAAAATCGTTTTAATTGCTTAAATTATACAGAAATGTTATTTTTACACTAAAtcttacacctacaccgtatgtacggacgacactgttcatgtacgggcGACATTGTTCATGTACGAACGAATAATATTCATGTACGGATAGATACTATTCATGTACGAacgtttatttttaatacctgaacacgcattaaccaacttcattactgcattaaccaagtttttacactacattaaccaagtttgatgactgctaaaaaatatttttaatacctggatgttgcattaaccaactttattgccgaattaaccaagtttttacactgcattaaccaaatttagtgactgttaaaaattatttttaatacctggatgttgcattaaccaacttcattactgcattaaccaaatttttacactgcattaaccaaatttagtGACTACTGTAAATTACTGTTGGGTGTAAGTATTGATGTAACAATTAGGTGTATGAATAGCATTACTCTAAAATATATTCTTTAaacaattatctttcaaatatctttttatttatatttttgtctCATATTAATGTTTCTTAATAGAAATTGATATGACACGTCGTGTGacatatttttttatgataaGAAATATATGGTAACTAGTAACTAACCCGTGCGTGTGTACGGGTTCTGGTATGTGACGCGCATCTGTTTCagatatacattttttaatagaaaaatatctgatacctgttaaaaaataataattgaatgtatagaaatatGTCTGGTacacgtgaaaaaataataattgaatgtatagaaaagtgtctggtacccgtgaaaaattaataattgaatgtatagaaaaatgtctggtacccgtaaaaaaaattaattaaatgtataaaaaaatgtctggtacccgtaaaaacatttagatcgataaaaaattttaatataaaatatgtgaataatagaagataaaaaatTGTGTAATTGATCATATAACTGTAATGTCTATCGTATTTGACGtgcatttgtttttatcttaaattaaaaataattttaaaataaaaatattagtaacataaataattaaaatacaccaCATGTTTATCGTATTtgaattcatacattattttaaatatattttattttatttttttaattgtacaaaaaataCAATAACACATGAGTTCCTATGaataggggtgctcaaaaccaaaccaacccaatagaaaaccgcaaaccaaaccaaaccaaaccgaaaccgcaaaaaaccgcatttggttcggattagtttgggtcattttttaacaaaaccgcatggttcggttcggttcgcggtttgtattttgtaaaccgaatcaaaccgcattatgttacaacctaaaatttacttaactcacatccaacccaaacttaaacctattatacattagccttatgattacgaacaattttctcattcttatacatataatttcagtcttgatcttctcaaatctctaataacattatcgcaccttctttgccacatacgtcttctctcttcttctatagtctctgtactctcttatattctttctttttcaacttctcatttttatgcaaatgttctgtatttcagtttcatttttatcgcacatcttcttatctaatctctcaacactttttttttctttttcaccttcactaatctttcgtctcttcaattttttgtttcattataataatttttatattattttatgctattattttatgtttaatattccacttttgtctaatttaattgttacatattaaatggaaattgTTGTCAagatatgacgagttttgttgttatttcatagtgtatgaatgtctaaatacaaaattatattgtcatctatatgtgtatgtatggctcaataaaatatttgtaaaaaaccgaaccaaccgagccgaaccaaaccgcattagtttggtttggtttggttcagattttttttaaaagccaaccgaactaaaccaaaccgcactatttttctcttgcggttcggatgatttttttcgtcaa is part of the Vicia villosa cultivar HV-30 ecotype Madison, WI unplaced genomic scaffold, Vvil1.0 ctg.001848F_1_1, whole genome shotgun sequence genome and harbors:
- the LOC131636891 gene encoding folate-biopterin transporter 1, chloroplastic-like isoform X2 translates to MTCVYFFSLIPLLPSKFPNFYTSNLRHTPIVARSPPNRRRTHRKLPGTEMSGTVPRSASAFRISTDDSDALLGSRTGAGKGDTLTTETDLEASSSTSKNALRKNRYSTVFGVDLSPDTAAVAMVYFVQGVLGLARLAVSFYLKDGLHLDPAEAAVISGISAFPWLVKPLYGFISDSIPLFGYRRRSYLVLSGLLGALSWSLMATSVDNKYSAAICILLGSLSVAFSDVVVDSMVVERARGESQSTSGSLQSLCWGSSAFGGIVSSYFSGSLLEAYGARFVFGVTALLPLLTSAVAVLVKEQPTLGTARGQAFSFAQPEFLESSKQSIIQLWVSVRQPSIFLPTLFIFLWQATPQSDSAMFYFNTNSLGFTPEFLGRVKLVTSIASLLGVGLYNGFLKNVPLRKIFLWTTIFGSALGMTQVFLVTGLNRKFGISDEWFAIGDSLILTVLSQASFMPVLVLAARLCPEGMEATLFATLMSVSNGGSVLGGLIGAGLTQVFGITKDKFDNLAALIILCNLSSLLPLPLLGLLPGDNPDDNLTDDDSKTEMKY
- the LOC131636891 gene encoding folate-biopterin transporter 1, chloroplastic-like isoform X1, whose amino-acid sequence is MTCVYFFSLIPLLPSKFPNFYTSNLRHTPIVARSPPNRRRTHRKLPGTEMSGTVPRSASAFRISTDDSDALLGSRTGAGKGDTLTTETDLEASSSTSKNALRKNRYSTVFGVDLSPDTAAVAMVYFVQGVLGLARLAVSFYLKDGLHLDPAEAAVISGISAFPWLVKPLYGFISDSIPLFGYRRRSYLVLSGLLGALSWSLMATSVDNKYSAAICILLGSLSVAFSDVVVDSMVVERARGESQSTSGSLQSLCWGSSAFGGIVSSYFSGSLLEAYGARFVFGVTALLPLLTSAVAVLVKEQPTLGTARGQAFSFAQPEFLESSKQSIIQLWVSVRQPSIFLPTLFIFLWQATPQSDSAMFYFNTNSLGFTPEFLGRVKLVTSIASLLGVGLYNGFLKNVPLRKIFLWTTIFGSALGMTQVFLVTGLNRKFGISDEWFAIGDSLILTVLSQASFMPVLVLAARLCPEGMEATLFATLMSVSNGGSVLGGLIGAGLTQVFGITKDKFDNLAALIILCNLSSLLPLPLLGLLPGDNPDDNLTDDDSKTEMKCN